From the genome of Marixanthomonas ophiurae, one region includes:
- a CDS encoding sigma-54-dependent transcriptional regulator encodes MPKILIIEDEASIRRVLVKILTEENDTYEVTEAEDGLEGTELIKDKDFDLVLCDIKMPKMDGVEVLESIKKVKPETPIVMISGHGDIDTAVNTMRMGAFDYISKPPDLNRLLNTVRIALDRKELVVENTRLKKKVGKNYQMIGESEEILHIKEMIEKVAPTEARVLITGPNGTGKELVAHWLHQKSDRNKGPMIEVNCAAIPSELIESELFGHVKGAFTNANKDRAGKFEAANKGTIFLDEVGDMSLSAQAKVLRALQENKVQRVGSDKDIKVNVRIVAATNKDLKKEIEEGNFREDLYHRLAVILIKVPPLNERRDDIPLLVDYFSKKIADEHGTANKNFSEKALKKLKEYDWTGNIRELRNVVERLIILGGTEVSEKDVKLFATK; translated from the coding sequence ATGCCAAAGATTTTAATAATTGAAGACGAAGCTTCTATACGTCGTGTTTTGGTAAAAATCCTTACTGAAGAAAACGACACGTATGAAGTTACGGAGGCCGAAGATGGTCTAGAGGGAACCGAACTTATTAAAGACAAAGATTTCGACCTTGTACTTTGCGATATAAAAATGCCAAAAATGGATGGGGTAGAAGTGTTAGAATCCATAAAAAAAGTAAAACCAGAAACACCTATTGTTATGATTTCCGGTCACGGAGATATTGATACCGCTGTCAATACTATGCGAATGGGTGCATTCGACTATATTTCAAAGCCGCCAGATTTAAACAGATTGCTAAATACCGTTCGTATAGCCTTAGACCGAAAGGAATTAGTAGTAGAAAATACCCGATTGAAGAAAAAGGTAGGTAAGAACTATCAAATGATAGGGGAATCTGAAGAAATTCTTCACATTAAAGAAATGATTGAAAAAGTGGCCCCGACTGAAGCTAGAGTCCTTATAACAGGTCCTAACGGAACGGGTAAAGAACTAGTGGCCCATTGGTTACATCAAAAAAGTGACCGTAACAAAGGTCCAATGATCGAAGTAAATTGCGCCGCCATACCAAGTGAATTAATTGAAAGCGAACTGTTTGGTCACGTAAAAGGGGCCTTTACAAACGCTAATAAAGATCGAGCAGGAAAATTTGAAGCCGCTAATAAAGGAACTATCTTTTTAGATGAGGTAGGCGATATGAGTTTGTCTGCGCAGGCAAAAGTGTTGCGTGCCCTTCAAGAAAACAAAGTACAACGTGTAGGTAGCGATAAAGATATAAAAGTAAATGTACGTATTGTTGCCGCTACCAATAAAGACCTAAAAAAGGAAATTGAAGAAGGAAACTTCCGGGAAGATTTATACCATAGACTGGCTGTTATTTTAATTAAAGTTCCACCATTGAACGAGCGCCGAGATGACATTCCACTATTGGTAGATTATTTCAGCAAAAAAATAGCCGATGAGCACGGAACAGCAAATAAAAATTTCTCTGAGAAGGCCTTAAAAAAATTAAAAGAATACGACTGGACAGGAAATATCCGCGAACTTCGAAATGTAGTAGAACGGTTGATAATATTAGGAGGAACCGAAGTAAGTGAAAAAGATGTAAAACTATTTGCAACCAAATAA
- a CDS encoding M20/M25/M40 family metallo-hydrolase gives MNKLATLILTALFFSQSYAQKVNIEDSLTIRNIYDMALLNGKSYDWLDHLSNEIGGRLSGSLEAQEAVEYTEAELNKLGLDKVWLQPVMVPKWTRGTKEYAYIETAPGLSTTTDICALGGSVATPALGLKAEVIEVQGLEDLKNYGREQIEGKIVFYNRPMQANLINTFEAYGGCVDQRYAGAMEAAKYGAVGIVVRSMNLRKDDLPHTGTMSYGDTPANQRIPACAISTNGADYLSRALGIKPDLKFYFKQNCKTFDDVQSYNVIGEITGTTYPNKYIVVGGHLDSWDLGDGSHDDGAGCVQSMEVLRLFKEINYKPKHSVRVVLFMNEENGLRGGKKYAEQAKLKNEQHIFALESDAGGFTPRGFSFDTDAANFAQIESWKPLFEPYLIHSFTKGGSGADIGPLKDENIVLAGLRPDSQRYFDHHHAANDTFDAINKRELELGGATMASLVYLIDKYGTKTEMSKVKN, from the coding sequence ATGAATAAATTAGCTACCCTAATTCTCACCGCTTTATTTTTCTCTCAATCCTACGCCCAAAAAGTCAATATTGAAGATTCACTTACCATTCGTAATATCTATGATATGGCTTTATTAAATGGAAAAAGCTATGATTGGCTAGACCATCTTTCCAACGAAATTGGCGGAAGACTCTCAGGTTCTTTAGAGGCGCAAGAAGCTGTTGAGTATACTGAAGCAGAATTAAATAAATTAGGTCTTGATAAGGTTTGGTTGCAACCTGTAATGGTGCCAAAATGGACGCGGGGAACCAAAGAATACGCGTATATTGAAACCGCTCCTGGACTTTCCACTACAACCGATATTTGTGCATTAGGAGGTTCCGTAGCTACACCAGCATTAGGTTTAAAAGCTGAGGTTATTGAGGTACAAGGATTAGAAGATTTAAAAAATTACGGACGGGAACAAATAGAAGGTAAAATTGTTTTTTATAACCGTCCTATGCAAGCTAATTTAATTAATACTTTTGAAGCCTACGGCGGTTGCGTAGATCAACGCTATGCCGGAGCTATGGAAGCTGCTAAATACGGAGCCGTTGGTATTGTAGTCCGCTCTATGAATTTACGTAAAGACGATTTACCCCATACGGGCACCATGAGCTATGGAGATACGCCTGCCAATCAAAGAATTCCTGCTTGTGCAATTAGTACCAATGGGGCCGATTATTTAAGCAGGGCATTGGGTATAAAACCAGACCTTAAATTTTATTTCAAACAAAACTGTAAAACATTTGATGATGTTCAGTCATATAACGTTATTGGAGAAATTACTGGAACAACATACCCAAATAAATATATTGTAGTAGGCGGTCATTTAGATTCTTGGGACTTAGGTGATGGTTCTCACGACGATGGCGCAGGCTGCGTACAGTCTATGGAAGTATTGCGGTTGTTTAAAGAAATAAATTACAAACCAAAACACAGTGTTCGGGTAGTATTGTTTATGAATGAAGAAAATGGACTTCGTGGTGGAAAGAAATATGCTGAGCAAGCAAAACTGAAAAATGAACAACATATTTTTGCATTAGAAAGTGATGCCGGCGGATTTACCCCGAGAGGTTTTTCATTCGATACCGATGCTGCAAACTTTGCACAAATTGAAAGCTGGAAACCATTATTTGAACCCTATTTAATCCATTCTTTCACTAAAGGTGGAAGTGGAGCAGATATTGGCCCTTTAAAAGATGAGAACATTGTTTTAGCAGGATTACGTCCTGATTCGCAACGCTATTTTGACCATCATCACGCCGCTAATGATACGTTCGATGCTATTAACAAGCGCGAACTAGAATTGGGTGGTGCAACTATGGCAAGTTTGGTATACTTAATTGATAAATACGGAACTAAAACTGAAATGAGCAAAGTTAAAAACTAA
- a CDS encoding PPK2 family polyphosphate kinase: MKAFNISDYKVSKKVNIKETTTKVDLDATKDEVKDALKTTRKDLAKFQDTMYAHGKYAALICLQGMDTAGKDSLIREVFEEFNSRGVVVHSFKTPSKNELKHDYLWRHYIALPQRGKFGVFNRTHYENVLVTRVHPEYILNENIPDVNQVSDIDETFWQQRFEQINAFEKTLSENGTVIFKFFLNISKEEQKQRLLRRLNKKDKNWKFSPGDLKERKLWNEYMKCYEDVLNNTSTEYAPWYIIPSDSKPTARYLVSKILYETMFNFKDIKEPELEPEIKAKISEYKEQLKNE, from the coding sequence ATGAAAGCGTTTAATATTTCAGATTATAAAGTATCTAAGAAAGTAAACATTAAAGAAACAACAACTAAAGTTGATTTAGACGCTACAAAAGATGAAGTAAAAGATGCTTTAAAAACTACCCGCAAAGATTTAGCTAAGTTTCAGGATACTATGTATGCCCATGGCAAATACGCTGCATTAATTTGTTTGCAAGGAATGGATACAGCCGGAAAAGATAGCCTAATTCGTGAAGTTTTTGAAGAATTCAACAGTCGGGGAGTAGTAGTACACAGTTTTAAAACACCTTCAAAAAACGAATTAAAACACGATTACCTTTGGCGCCATTATATAGCATTGCCACAACGTGGAAAATTCGGTGTTTTTAACCGTACCCATTACGAAAATGTATTGGTTACGCGCGTTCACCCCGAATATATTTTAAATGAAAACATACCTGATGTAAACCAAGTTTCAGATATAGATGAAACCTTTTGGCAACAACGTTTCGAACAAATAAATGCATTTGAAAAGACACTATCCGAAAACGGAACAGTAATTTTCAAATTCTTTTTAAATATTAGCAAAGAAGAACAAAAACAACGTTTGTTAAGACGATTGAATAAAAAAGACAAAAATTGGAAGTTCTCGCCCGGCGATTTAAAAGAACGTAAACTTTGGAATGAGTATATGAAATGCTACGAAGACGTTTTAAATAATACGTCGACTGAATATGCTCCGTGGTATATCATTCCTTCCGATAGCAAACCAACTGCTCGTTATTTGGTTTCAAAAATATTGTATGAAACCATGTTCAACTTTAAAGATATCAAAGAACCTGAGTTGGAACCCGAAATTAAAGCCAAGATTTCGGAATATAAAGAACAATTAAAAAATGAATAG
- a CDS encoding mechanosensitive ion channel family protein encodes MIQQENVSEKIEEVVTNDIWGSIKDFLQLGANFGEGDKQVNVTIGLLLLIIISFFIASFILKWIRRLYTRKMQESDKRKFISVFKFIKYVTYIVVVFVVLSVAGFNITPFLAASAALLVGLGLALQDLFKDIIGGIFIILDKSLLVGDIIELNSKVGRVIDIKLRTTRAITRDDKIIIIPNHKFITDTIYNYTQNHRTTREYVKVGVAYGSDTNLVKDLLLQSAEKQKGVLKSPKPFVLFEDFGDSALIFSIYFYIGDSFVDPRIKSEMRFRIDQLFRENQITIPFPQRDVHLFQTKK; translated from the coding sequence ATGATTCAGCAGGAAAACGTTTCTGAAAAAATAGAAGAAGTTGTAACGAACGATATTTGGGGAAGTATAAAAGATTTTCTCCAATTAGGCGCAAATTTTGGCGAAGGGGATAAGCAAGTAAATGTGACCATTGGCTTGTTGTTGCTTATCATCATATCATTTTTTATTGCAAGTTTTATTTTAAAGTGGATACGGCGTTTGTATACCCGTAAAATGCAAGAATCTGACAAGCGTAAGTTTATAAGTGTTTTTAAATTTATAAAATACGTTACTTACATTGTAGTTGTTTTTGTTGTTTTAAGTGTTGCAGGATTTAATATTACCCCCTTTTTAGCAGCTTCTGCAGCACTATTGGTTGGTTTGGGGTTAGCACTTCAAGACCTTTTTAAAGATATAATAGGTGGTATTTTCATTATCCTAGACAAATCACTTTTGGTGGGCGATATTATTGAATTAAACAGTAAAGTTGGTAGAGTAATAGATATAAAGTTGCGTACCACCCGTGCCATTACACGTGATGATAAGATTATCATCATTCCCAACCATAAATTTATTACCGATACTATATACAATTACACCCAAAACCATCGAACTACAAGGGAATATGTAAAAGTTGGAGTTGCTTACGGAAGTGATACAAACTTGGTTAAAGATCTGCTTTTGCAAAGTGCCGAAAAACAAAAAGGTGTGTTAAAAAGTCCTAAACCTTTCGTATTATTTGAGGATTTTGGAGATTCAGCACTTATATTTAGTATCTACTTTTATATTGGTGACAGTTTTGTCGATCCTCGTATTAAAAGTGAGATGCGTTTTCGTATAGACCAACTGTTTAGAGAAAACCAAATTACCATCCCGTTCCCGCAACGCGATGTACACTTATTTCAAACTAAAAAATAA
- a CDS encoding ABC transporter ATP-binding protein — MEKLLVANNVSKTFGKHKAINNISVEVPKGSVFGLLGPNGAGKTTFIRVINQITMPDTGEVILDGEKLQPHHIQYIGYLPEERGLYKSMKVGEQALYLAQLKGLSKTEAKERLKYWFDRLEIGDWWNKKIQELSKGMAQKIQFVVTVMHNPKLLIFDEPFSGFDPINANLIKDEILKLRDDGATIIFSTHRMESVEEMCDHIALINKGNKILDGKLIDIKREYKSNTYEVGIQAEYPDVVTADLKEKFTLFPATFKSINNELQYKIQIPETHTANDLITYLTGKGELTHFVEVIPSANDIFIETVRNN, encoded by the coding sequence ATGGAAAAACTTTTAGTAGCAAACAATGTTTCTAAAACATTTGGTAAGCATAAAGCAATCAACAATATTTCAGTTGAGGTACCAAAAGGAAGCGTCTTTGGTCTCTTAGGTCCTAACGGAGCGGGGAAAACAACTTTTATACGTGTTATTAATCAAATTACCATGCCAGACACAGGTGAGGTTATTTTAGATGGAGAAAAACTACAACCACACCATATACAATATATTGGTTATTTGCCAGAAGAACGTGGCTTGTACAAATCTATGAAAGTAGGGGAACAAGCATTGTATTTAGCACAATTAAAAGGTTTAAGCAAAACCGAAGCTAAAGAGCGCTTAAAGTATTGGTTTGACCGTTTGGAAATTGGCGATTGGTGGAATAAAAAAATACAAGAACTATCGAAGGGGATGGCACAAAAAATTCAATTTGTGGTTACCGTTATGCACAATCCAAAACTGCTAATTTTTGATGAACCTTTCAGTGGTTTTGATCCCATAAACGCTAATTTAATAAAAGACGAAATATTAAAATTACGGGATGATGGAGCAACGATAATTTTTTCAACACACCGTATGGAGTCAGTTGAGGAAATGTGTGACCATATTGCTCTTATTAATAAAGGTAATAAAATCTTGGATGGTAAGTTGATAGATATTAAACGGGAATACAAATCGAACACTTATGAAGTTGGTATTCAAGCTGAATATCCCGATGTAGTTACAGCCGATTTAAAAGAAAAATTCACCTTGTTTCCTGCTACTTTTAAAAGTATTAACAACGAATTACAGTATAAAATTCAGATTCCTGAAACACATACTGCAAACGACTTAATCACGTATTTAACTGGAAAAGGAGAGCTTACCCACTTTGTGGAAGTAATCCCTTCTGCGAACGATATTTTTATAGAAACTGTACGTAACAACTAA
- a CDS encoding ABC transporter permease: MNHLLLILKREYLNKVRNKSFIIMTFLSPLILVGIFTLVAYLSNINSDSVRTITILDESQLFVDQFEDTGSIDYKPLSDISLAEAKKLSEESEYYGFLYIPKTQTIDELANKITFYSEDSPSLTIMDDIQDAIEEKVNTEKLQEAGIDSKKIEELRIKINTNLETYAGQETSKLGSGLKLIFGGAAGYLLFMFIIIYGNMIMRSVIEEKTSRIIEVIISSVKPMKLLLGKIFGTTLAGITQFVAWMLLIGVFSVVVTSVLGIDPSAVQTPQQQMLEANGSGAEQIAMEVIHEINSLPIANLIIMFILFFIGGYLLYASLYAAIGAAVDSETDTQQFMMPILMPLILAVYVGFFTVIDNPHGTVSQVFSFIPFTSPVVMLMRIPFGVPIWQQIVSVVILFATFIGTVWFASKIYRVGILMYGKKASYKEIIKWLKY; this comes from the coding sequence ATGAATCATCTTTTACTAATTCTAAAAAGAGAATATTTAAATAAAGTACGTAACAAGTCATTTATCATTATGACTTTTTTAAGTCCGTTAATATTGGTAGGTATTTTTACGTTGGTAGCTTATTTATCAAATATTAATAGCGATAGCGTGCGTACTATCACAATTTTGGATGAAAGTCAACTGTTTGTCGATCAATTTGAAGATACTGGCTCCATAGATTACAAACCATTGAGCGATATTTCGCTTGCTGAAGCCAAAAAACTCTCCGAAGAGTCTGAATATTATGGATTTTTGTACATTCCGAAGACACAGACTATTGATGAGCTTGCAAACAAAATCACATTTTATTCTGAAGACTCCCCTTCTTTGACTATTATGGACGATATCCAAGATGCCATAGAAGAAAAAGTAAACACAGAAAAACTACAGGAAGCAGGGATCGATTCTAAAAAAATAGAAGAGCTTCGTATTAAAATAAATACAAATTTAGAAACCTACGCTGGGCAGGAAACCTCAAAACTAGGATCGGGTCTTAAGTTAATATTTGGTGGAGCCGCTGGTTATCTATTGTTTATGTTTATCATTATTTATGGAAACATGATTATGCGCAGTGTTATAGAGGAGAAAACTAGTAGGATTATTGAGGTGATTATTTCTTCAGTAAAACCTATGAAACTGTTATTAGGTAAAATTTTTGGTACAACCTTGGCCGGAATTACACAATTTGTAGCTTGGATGTTATTAATAGGTGTGTTTAGTGTAGTTGTTACTTCTGTATTAGGTATAGACCCTTCAGCAGTACAAACTCCTCAGCAACAAATGCTAGAAGCCAATGGTAGTGGGGCGGAACAGATAGCAATGGAAGTTATTCACGAAATTAACTCATTGCCAATAGCCAATTTAATTATCATGTTTATATTGTTTTTTATTGGCGGTTATTTGCTATACGCTTCGTTATATGCAGCTATTGGAGCTGCTGTAGATAGCGAGACCGATACGCAACAATTTATGATGCCTATTTTAATGCCATTGATTTTGGCTGTGTATGTAGGTTTCTTTACTGTAATTGATAATCCACATGGTACGGTTTCTCAGGTATTTTCTTTTATACCATTTACCTCACCCGTAGTAATGCTCATGCGTATTCCATTTGGAGTACCTATTTGGCAACAAATTGTATCAGTAGTTATTTTATTTGCTACATTTATAGGTACAGTGTGGTTTGCTTCAAAAATATACCGAGTGGGTATTTTGATGTATGGAAAAAAAGCAAGCTACAAAGAGATTATCAAGTGGCTTAAATACTAA
- a CDS encoding DUF6268 family outer membrane beta-barrel protein, whose product MKNKNNDGIKKFFTLFLILFCSTVFAQTTDLARVEYLNIPFSKSDNSIQRYRALVQAPIPLDKENNSIFVISLEYRYIDFSIKDTDDQLAFGDNLVDSSQDMRLNLGYTWKFNKDWRFGVRAGARINSTLENSIESDDLVYEGGIYAILDKKDDSTATKPYRLILGLTYSTTPGRNYPLPLINYFREFRPNWTFTLGVPKTNIRHYLNDSHKDAIQAFATLDNIYANLQNNFVPMSSQNPNNKQVENIEHTIGLLGLGYEHFFTDHLLFYGYAAHSVYNNFRMENNDGDKIYEINSTNTPYFRAGLKFKY is encoded by the coding sequence TTGAAAAACAAAAATAACGACGGTATTAAGAAATTTTTCACCCTATTTCTAATCCTATTTTGCAGTACTGTATTTGCACAAACCACCGATCTTGCAAGGGTTGAATATTTAAACATTCCTTTTTCAAAATCAGATAACTCCATACAAAGGTATCGAGCCCTTGTTCAAGCGCCTATTCCTTTAGATAAGGAGAATAATAGCATTTTTGTAATTAGTTTGGAGTATCGCTATATCGATTTTTCCATAAAAGATACTGATGACCAACTTGCTTTTGGTGATAATTTAGTTGATTCCTCCCAAGATATGAGACTCAATTTAGGATATACTTGGAAGTTTAACAAAGATTGGCGTTTTGGCGTTAGGGCAGGAGCACGGATTAACTCTACGTTGGAAAATAGCATAGAAAGTGACGATCTTGTGTACGAAGGTGGTATTTATGCCATTTTAGACAAAAAGGATGACTCTACAGCTACCAAGCCATACCGACTTATTTTAGGACTTACCTATTCAACTACTCCTGGACGTAATTACCCCTTGCCACTCATAAACTACTTTAGAGAATTTCGTCCTAATTGGACATTTACTTTGGGGGTGCCAAAGACCAATATACGCCATTATTTAAATGACAGTCATAAAGATGCAATACAAGCTTTTGCGACCTTGGATAATATTTATGCTAACCTTCAGAATAACTTTGTTCCAATGTCAAGCCAAAACCCAAATAATAAACAAGTGGAGAACATAGAGCATACCATCGGACTTTTAGGGTTGGGGTATGAGCACTTTTTTACAGACCATTTACTTTTTTATGGTTATGCCGCTCATTCTGTTTATAATAATTTCAGAATGGAAAATAATGATGGTGATAAAATCTACGAAATAAACTCTACAAACACTCCTTACTTTCGAGCTGGATTAAAATTCAAATACTAA